A genomic region of Cygnus atratus isolate AKBS03 ecotype Queensland, Australia chromosome 13, CAtr_DNAZoo_HiC_assembly, whole genome shotgun sequence contains the following coding sequences:
- the LOC118245301 gene encoding DNA-directed RNA polymerases I and III subunit RPAC2-like isoform X1, whose amino-acid sequence MAEEDERKAALEMVQADGTDGNCVTFVLHDEDHTLGNSLRYMVMKNPDVEFCGYCITHPSESKINFRIQTRGSLPAVEPFRKGLNDLMGVCQHVLNTFEFFQTFSARPWFDCGFPSPKPLGLGKRKGEISLCKALLVLQWKVAHEIQQSLLFPRSLLRPVASLWTAQL is encoded by the exons GTCCAGGCAGATGGGACAGATGGAAACTGCGTCACGTTTGTGCTGCACGACGAAGACCACACGCTTGGCAACTCCCTGCGATACATGGTCATGAAGAA ccctgatGTGGAGTTCTGTGGCTACTGCATCACCCACCCCTCAGAAAGCAAGATCAACTTCCGGATCCAGACCAGAG GGTCCCTCCCTGCTGTTGAGCCATTCCGCAAGGGGCTGAATGACCTGATGGGCGTTTGCCAGCACGTGCTCAACACCTTTGAG ttttttcagacattttctgccAGACCTTGGTTCGACTGTGGTTTTCCAAGTCCTAAACCACTGGGAttggggaagaggaaaggagaaatcagTCTCTGCAAAGCCCTCCTGGTCCTCCAGTGGAAGGTGGCACATGAGATTCAGCAGAGCTTGTTGTTTCCCC GTTCCCTGCTGCGTCCCGTGGCCAGTCTGTGGACTGCACAGCTCTGa
- the LOC118245301 gene encoding uncharacterized protein LOC118245301 isoform X2, translated as MVMKNPDVEFCGYCITHPSESKINFRIQTRGSLPAVEPFRKGLNDLMGVCQHVLNTFEFFQTFSARPWFDCGFPSPKPLGLGKRKGEISLCKALLVLQWKVAHEIQQSLLFPRSLLRPVASLWTAQL; from the exons ATGGTCATGAAGAA ccctgatGTGGAGTTCTGTGGCTACTGCATCACCCACCCCTCAGAAAGCAAGATCAACTTCCGGATCCAGACCAGAG GGTCCCTCCCTGCTGTTGAGCCATTCCGCAAGGGGCTGAATGACCTGATGGGCGTTTGCCAGCACGTGCTCAACACCTTTGAG ttttttcagacattttctgccAGACCTTGGTTCGACTGTGGTTTTCCAAGTCCTAAACCACTGGGAttggggaagaggaaaggagaaatcagTCTCTGCAAAGCCCTCCTGGTCCTCCAGTGGAAGGTGGCACATGAGATTCAGCAGAGCTTGTTGTTTCCCC GTTCCCTGCTGCGTCCCGTGGCCAGTCTGTGGACTGCACAGCTCTGa
- the LOC118245298 gene encoding endothelin receptor type B-like, translating into MVSIPPPTTLTILLTCLFSGARGQTPGAFQESTVPFEVLSQEQAYSLLQPSLLQDAKLPNRSESLPRSSGSELPLLPVCVKPADIRHIFKYINTIVSCTIFIVGIIGNSTLLRIIYKNKCMRNGPNVLIASLALGDLLYILIALPINVYKLLAKDWPFGVQVCKLVPFIQKASVGITVLSLCALSIDRYRAVASWSRIQGIGIPMWKAVEVTLIWAVAIVLAVPEAIAFDMVEFNYWDRDLWVCMLASEQKSSFMMFYRDVKDWWLFGFYFCLPLVCTGIFYTLMSCEMLSKRNGMRIALNDHMKRRREVAKTVFCLVVIFALCWLPLHLSRILKKTIYDQTDPNRCELLSFLLVMDYFGINMASLNSCINPVALYFVSRKFKNCFQSCLCCWCQRPALSITPTDEKGSVGKWKANGQELGLDRSSSRLSNKYSSS; encoded by the exons ATGGTGAGCATCCCACCTCCCACCACTCTCACCATTCTCCTGACCTGCCTCTTCTCCGGGGCACGCGGCCAGACCCCAGGGGCTTTCCAGGAGAGCACGGTCCCCTTCGAGGTGCTCAGCCAGGAGCAGGCGTACAGCCTGCTCCAGCCAAGCCTGCTGCAGGACGCCAAGCTGCCGAACCGCTCCGAGAGCCTCCCCAGGAGCAGCGGCTCcgagctgcccctgctgcccgTGTGCGTGAAGCCCGCGGATATCAGGCACATCTTCAAGTACATCAACACCATCGTGTCCTGCACCATCTTCATAGTGGGGATCATCGGCAACTCCACGCTCCTCAGGATCATTTACAAGAACAAGTGCATGAGGAATGGGCCGAACGTCCTCATCGCTAGCCTGGCGCTCGGAGACCTCCTCTACATCCTCATTGCTCTGCCCATCAATGTGTACAAG CTCTTGGCCAAGGACTGGCCCTTCGGCGTGCAGGTGTGCAAGCTGGTCCCCTTCATCCAGAAGGCTTCGGTGGGCATCACGGTGCTCAGCCTTTGTGCTCTCAGCATCGACAG GTACCGAGCAGTGGCCTCCTGGAGTCGGATCCAGGGGATAGGAATCCCCATGTGGAAGGCAGTGGAGGTGACGCTGATCTGGGCAGTGGCCATCGTGCTGGCAGTCCCTGAAGCCATAGCCTTTGACATGGTAGAGTTCAACTACTGGGACCGAGACCTGTGGGTGTGCATGCTCGCCTCCGAACAGAAATCTAGCTTCATGATG TTCTATCGTGACGTGAAGGACTGGTGGCTTTTTGGCTTCTATTTCTGCCTGCCCTTGGTATGCACTGGCATCTTCTACACCCTCATGTCGTGTGAAATGTTGAGCAAGAGAAATGGCATGAGAATCGCTCTGAATGACCACATGAAACGG CGCCGGGAGGTGGCCAAGACCGTGTTCTGCCTCGTGGTGATCTTTGCGCTCTGCTGGCTGCCGCTCCACCTCAGCCGCATCCTCAAGAAGACCATCTACGACCAGACGGACCCCAACAGATGCGAACTGCTCAG TTTCCTCCTCGTGATGGATTACTTTGGGATCAACATGGCCTCCCTCAACTCCTGCATCAACCCTGTGGCCCTCTACTTCGTCAGCAGGAAATTCAAGAACTGCTTCCAG tcctgcctgtgctgctggtgccagagACCCGCTCTGAGCATCACACCGACAGATGAGAAGGGCTCTGTGGGCAAGTGGAAAGCCAACGGGCAGGAGCTTGGGTTGGACCGGAGCAGCTCCCGCTTGAGCAACAAGTACAGCTCTTCCTAA